The Mya arenaria isolate MELC-2E11 chromosome 15, ASM2691426v1 genomic sequence GAATTTTGCGGCGTTAACTCACGTTTCATCTTTAGATGACCAGGCCCCACCCAAGTTAATACTACCGGAAGTAATAAAAGAGCATGCGCGATTCCAAAAAGGAGAACGAAACACATGATtgttgcaaacgttttaaatatataggATGTGGCGGCAAAAAGTATAACTACTCCACATAATGATGAAACCGCCCCATGGAATATTGGAGCACCGACTTCGTCTATAGCTTGTTCCACTCTAAGATTTTTGTCAACTCCTGGAGCTACTATATAACCGTGACATATATGTGCTGTGAAGTCTATAGAGAAACCAATACACATGATTAGTTGTACCATAGTGATGGCACTAAGTGCTATATCAACATAAAGCATATAGCCAAACACCCCAACCATTATCATTGTTACAGCAACGGTTACAAATATAATCAGAACTGGATGAGGCATAAGTAAACATGTCACAATAAACACTGCAGCTAATGCTATACCCACGGACTGTAGGGTCTGGCCAAGAACACTTACATACTGTTCAAAAACATCAAAGTATGGTGAGAATGCTAGACAGTTTATCTCAGCATTTTTGGCTATTTCTCGCGCTTTAAGCATCATTTTGCCTTCTTCTTGGCTGTCCACAAGAACCCTTGATAAAACGAAATATCTTGACGCAGTTATTTTCGTTCCACTTGAATCAATAACAACGTCGTTTTCGTACCGAACAAACTTAGGGTCAGTAATAAAGCTTCTGAAACcgtttataaagtttgtttcgCTTGTTCCATCATAATACGCACTTGCCATGTAAACTGTAAGCCAGTTGGATTCAAAGGAGTCGTCAAAATAGTCATTCGCTTTGGCTGTGCTTAAAACATCATCTATTAATGCCTTTGTATTCGGATCAGTGTATGTATAAGTTTGAGTTGTCAAAAACGATATTGGATATTGACGTTTAAACTTTGTTTGGAGTAAATCcgaatatttaaagaaatatgaatCCTCCTGAACCAATTGGGTAAATTCCAGTCCCTGTTTTAGATAGACACATCCGTAAATTCCTGCTGCCAGATATCCAAGAAATAGCaaaattattaagattttaaacGGTAACTTTAGCACAATCTTTGGAAACAACCACCTCGGAAATTTGTCAAGAAGACTTTCTGCCTCTTCTCTATTACTGGGTGGGGAACCACTACAGCAAATGATGTAGGGCCTTGATTTTCCTTTGCCCTCTAATCTCGGTTTTGTTTCAACGCGCCTACACGTCAAGAAATGCCGGCTTGCTGCCACGCGTCGTTCATTGAGTGAAAGAGCCGCGGCGACAATGGTGATGTTGTTTAAGTAGCAGAATACAACCGCGACGCCTGGAAATACCAAGGGAAACTATGACAACATTCGTGAAGGAAGTCAACTTATGAAGTTGTGAAAAATTAGTTCGTCAATGAAGCGTATTGCTATGATAGTGCAAACGGCATATCTACTAATTAACAGAAAACGAACTAATGCGGCtttgtttcaataattaaaatatagttatttaaaaatacacttTAGAGATATGATTCCTGTTTAACAGCTGTTGAATTGTATCACTTCTCTTTCCTTGCATAAACATCGCACCCGACCTGCAGTTTCGGGCTGTATGGACTTTCCACAATCAACTCGAAGTAATACAAACACTACAGATCAACcgattttcaaatgtatttccCATGTATAACGTACCAGTATAGGCACAGAAATTCCTGACAGCTATAAAGCTAGACCCTACACCAGACATAAAGGCAATAAGGTCAGTGAGGGATGAAATTGTGATGCTGACACACGAGGTCTGCAGTGTTGCCGCCATTTTGTCTTCAACAGTGTCTTTCCCTTCCGCTCCCGCCAGAGCcgataacaacaaaaacatgtcGTCAATACCAATGCCTAGAAGCAAAGTTGCAGAATGTTATAAACTACATAGTACAATGGAAACACTGGAAACTACAGGATCGAGTCCAGCAGTAAAACAATTAAGTAGCGAATTTCAAAGCATGGGAGTAGCACCAGAATTGATGAGAGAACATGCTCCGTAGCGACTGTGTTATTGCAAGATGCGCTTAGGTCAGTGTTCTTTCCGCACTATATCTTTGGTGAAAATAAAAAGAGGAAACATGGAATGTGAAAAGTCATTTTTGGActtaaaaaataccatttttgaaAGCATGTTCAGGCCAGGGCCTATTATACCTACGTTCAGCTACGCCAATGCATATGTTATAttctgtgaaaaaaaaaataccgcTTAAGCAGTTTCATACTGAGGAATGTAAACTAAGGGGTTCTTTATGCTTATGTATGTAATGCCACTAAGAGTTTTTTTCGTTACGACCCTCGATATGCATGGGGGCGTGGGACTGTTATTGCaccttttaatttcaataaacagTCTCAATTATAGAGAGACTGGCATTAAATAAGATAACAGCAGATTAGCTTATTCCTCtagtttaaaatgcattatttattataattctCACCGATAATAAGAAAAGGGACTGTCCCGACAATACTGACAAACTCCAATCCGATGGCCGAACAGAGTCCAAAACTGGCAAGAATAGCAAGAGCCGCTGCGGATATACCAGCCAACCCCAGCATAGCTCGTTGACTCACTACGTcccttaaatataaatacaataactaAATGTTATAGATTATCAAAGTCTGAAGTATTTTGTCTCCGATTATATTGTGTTCTTGAATGaacttcggactccacacactttgaccagcgcAATTGCGTCATATctcgataatgacatcaagcgcgcaattcattccttaattaaataTCAACATCTTAGATGTATGATTATGGGTCTGTTATCacacagtaaacatatttttggaaGGGAAGAAAACTCAAAAGGTGGCTGCTTCTGAAGCTCCTTTCGAATAAGTTTACAATCACCCTTTAATAATGGGTGTTTAGTAGTTTGCATACTATTACTACATTAACAATAATTCATTAGAAAATACTTATTGACATCCAAGTAAACAGGGTAATTGAATGTTCCGAATATCCGTGTAAAAATGCCTTCAGCATGGCTTGAATGAAATTCAAGACTTCTGGACCCATTATTACGATCAGTCTCAAATGGGAGTATAGAATCAGACTCAGAAAATAAtctttatacaatttaaacaaatatactttttccATTCCtttcacaaaatatgtacaatattaaatagaatattttattatcaattttcaacTAGAAGGAATGTAACAATGAAGTATATGAAGATTTGCTGTTTTGCCACATGCGTCTCAGTTTTAGACTGTTCGTAAGCATGGCTCTTGGACCCATgaagtatataatataaatgtgtacCTTATAGATAACGTTGCCAGACAGGCATAGATGACCATACGAAGGATGGTGATAGCAAACCATTTGATATCACCAAGAACATTTTTGTGTAATTCTTCATCAATTGACGTGTGGTGACCGTAGGCAATGTCCAGCTTATCGGAGTTGTACGCCTCCATGCGATCAACAAAAGCATCCATCTGAAGATGTGTGatgttttaaaagaatgttGAATGGAATTcaatctttgtaaaaataatacctTTTTATACTTTCGGACAAATGAATCTTTGTAGCTTATCGGATTGCTCGATATAATTTACGGACATATACattgaatgaagtcaatgatggcATAATATTGTTTGAGGTTGCATATTGAACGCAGGCctccattttgaaatttgtcctTAAATTTCGGAATCTAAAATCAATTAACAATGACCTTGAGGATGCTGAGTTATTAACGTTAAATCAATTGTGAAGTAGGTTATAAAGACCAGCGGCCCAGAATACATAGCATACACCATACAGATATGAGAAGTTGGGTTAGGGGAATGCATTCATACAAGcatatcatatatatgtattaagtaAATTACGTCcctttaactatatatatatatatatgttcagaAGAAAGATGGTTTGCGTAatgaattaatttgttaaatgtttcgGAATGGTTTTATTTCgtggtattattattattttcaaatcagcttatttattatatgaacatgaacattaacAACATGCTATCTTacgtttaaaaagtgtttatagTAGACGATTACgatcaacatttaagaaagttaGACATGTCTGTAAAGAAAACATCGACTtgaattgttaataaatttgtttaaaaagtattttcctAATATTTATAACCCAAGTATTTTGTCCGACTTCATCTTAAGCCTTAAGCATTATTAAAAGTAAGGAAACCTAGTATTGGGGAGTCGTAACAGTTTGCAAAACTATCGCAtacaa encodes the following:
- the LOC128218803 gene encoding patched domain-containing protein 3-like isoform X1 is translated as MPQVNFLYEFVEKKIGSVFARYGRFVAGHPWKVLIIAVAVNLALGIGMVRFQIDIDAEHVYLPQDSQSKKDQILIENTFPDLTGSNYHPLYDVHFDNRWARVIVRAKSGNLLTRTSLEAVKDFNTFLQTMTATADDGTIVTYNDICARAYGICAVDGSIFWNNEFLAAVDAGNVTFPVFVSSIVGNVYYNLNVDKSATTDANGFLTQMEYIHLNYELRKDASDDNVMKWMDAFVDRMEAYNSDKLDIAYGHHTSIDEELHKNVLGDIKWFAITILRMVIYACLATLSIRDVVSQRAMLGLAGISAAALAILASFGLCSAIGLEFVSIVGTVPFLIIGIGIDDMFLLLSALAGAEGKDTVEDKMAATLQTSCVSITISSLTDLIAFMSGVGSSFIAVRNFCAYTGVAVVFCYLNNITIVAAALSLNERRVAASRHFLTCRRVETKPRLEGKGKSRPYIICCSGSPPSNREEAESLLDKFPRWLFPKIVLKLPFKILIILLFLGYLAAGIYGCVYLKQGLEFTQLVQEDSYFFKYSDLLQTKFKRQYPISFLTTQTYTYTDPNTKALIDDVLSTAKANDYFDDSFESNWLTVYMASAYYDGTSETNFINGFRSFITDPKFVRYENDVVIDSSGTKITASRYFVLSRVLVDSQEEGKMMLKAREIAKNAEINCLAFSPYFDVFEQYVSVLGQTLQSVGIALAAVFIVTCLLMPHPVLIIFVTVAVTMIMVGVFGYMLYVDIALSAITMVQLIMCIGFSIDFTAHICHGYIVAPGVDKNLRVEQAIDEVGAPIFHGAVSSLCGVVILFAATSYIFKTFATIMCFVLLFGIAHALLLLPVVLTWVGPGHLKMKRELTPQNSHRNLGTSGHSVVSNGDAFMNNQASHNEALRSPKKSSVAPMNEDVMGFKEHSANYDLDCKADGECSWKKSKAS
- the LOC128218803 gene encoding patched domain-containing protein 3-like isoform X2, which produces MEPLSREDTFHHNMVGTHHRSWNKENMYNDICARAYGICAVDGSIFWNNEFLAAVDAGNVTFPVFVSSIVGNVYYNLNVDKSATTDANGFLTQMEYIHLNYELRKDASDDNVMKWMDAFVDRMEAYNSDKLDIAYGHHTSIDEELHKNVLGDIKWFAITILRMVIYACLATLSIRDVVSQRAMLGLAGISAAALAILASFGLCSAIGLEFVSIVGTVPFLIIGIGIDDMFLLLSALAGAEGKDTVEDKMAATLQTSCVSITISSLTDLIAFMSGVGSSFIAVRNFCAYTGVAVVFCYLNNITIVAAALSLNERRVAASRHFLTCRRVETKPRLEGKGKSRPYIICCSGSPPSNREEAESLLDKFPRWLFPKIVLKLPFKILIILLFLGYLAAGIYGCVYLKQGLEFTQLVQEDSYFFKYSDLLQTKFKRQYPISFLTTQTYTYTDPNTKALIDDVLSTAKANDYFDDSFESNWLTVYMASAYYDGTSETNFINGFRSFITDPKFVRYENDVVIDSSGTKITASRYFVLSRVLVDSQEEGKMMLKAREIAKNAEINCLAFSPYFDVFEQYVSVLGQTLQSVGIALAAVFIVTCLLMPHPVLIIFVTVAVTMIMVGVFGYMLYVDIALSAITMVQLIMCIGFSIDFTAHICHGYIVAPGVDKNLRVEQAIDEVGAPIFHGAVSSLCGVVILFAATSYIFKTFATIMCFVLLFGIAHALLLLPVVLTWVGPGHLKMKRELTPQNSHRNLGTSGHSVVSNGDAFMNNQASHNEALRSPKKSSVAPMNEDVMGFKEHSANYDLDCKADGECSWKKSKAS